The Daucus carota subsp. sativus chromosome 7, DH1 v3.0, whole genome shotgun sequence genome window below encodes:
- the LOC135148008 gene encoding single myb histone 4-like, which yields MGNKWTSEEEAALRKGVSKHGTGKWRKILSDPEFSTALVHRTNVSIKDKWRSLNLARIDSPNANIGHYNESVAFIGEGSGKDGIAQPSTLAIAYESSEDENEKLASRFRKLDDLTDVKLESSNMLEQVFIS from the exons ATGGGTAATAAGTGGACATCCGAAGAGGAAGCTGCCCTAAGAAAAGGTGtaagtaaacatggtactgggAAATGGCGCAAAATTCTTAGTGATCCTGAGTTCAGCACCGCGTTGGTTCACCGAACCAATGTGAGCATCAAG GACAAGTGGAGATCTCTGAATTTAGCAAGGATTGATTCTCCAAACGCCAATATCGGACACTATAATGAATCTGTGGCTTTTATTGGGGAGGGCAGTGGTAAAGATGGAATTGCTCAACCTAGCACACTGGCCATAGCTTATGAATCATCAGAAGATGAAAATGAGAAACTAGCATCAAG GTTTCGCAAACTGGACGATTTAACTGATGTGAAGCTGGAATCCAGTAATATGCTCGAACAGGTTTTCATATCATGA
- the LOC135148007 gene encoding uncharacterized protein LOC135148007 has product MYPGMPSTTSNLFTNSANQPNQITHQPIQNIYVNTHAPPPGFAPIQAGFGQNYYNNFEGQPAYSTYINPAYQAQGSQIPNPAGFSFHVGQMTVDAPFYGQGTPAYQYQVQQMRTHDNFVSHQQAPPHGQVQRNHVVQDIPVAQPEYRPIIPETQSRIQWTPELHEAFTRAVEELGGCFNTTPKAILRRMNKNGITGITREQLKSHLQKVRNTAPQNSVLEIPDNEARMTNVTFDSGEFAPVVRNTALQGISDNEPHTIMTNDALDSGEFPRVDEDPTNNQSFGSDFDFEEMLQRFCDGC; this is encoded by the exons ATGTATCCCGGAATGCCTTCGACAACTTCAAACCTTTTCACCAACTCTGCTAATCAACCAAATCAAATAACCCATCAACCCATCCAAAACATTTATGTGAATACACATGCTCCCCCACCAGGTTTTGCACCCATTCAAGCTGGATTTGGTCAAAATTACTATAACAATTTTGAGGGCCAACCAGCTTACAGTACTTACATCAACCCTGCATATCAGGCGCAAGGGTCCCAGATTCCAAACCCCGCAGGTTTCTCCTTCCATGTGGGTCAAATGACCGTCGATGCGCCGTTTTACGGTCAAGGGACTCCTGCCTACCAATATCAGGTTCAACAGATGAGGACTCATGATAATTTCGTGAGTCATCAACAGGCCCCACCTCACGGCCAAGTGCAGAGGAACCATGTTGTGCAGGATATACCGGTTGCGCAGCCAGAGTACCGTCCCATTATTCCAGAGACTCAGTCAAGGATCCAGTGGACCCCGGAGCTACATGAAGCCTTCACCCGTGCGGTGGAGGAGCTTGGCGGCTGTTTCA ATACCACACCCAAGGCCATACTAAGAAGGATGAATAAGAACGGAATAACCGGAATAACCAGAGAACAGCTCAAAAGTCATCTTCAG AAAGTTCGAAACACGGCTCCACAAAACTCTGTTCTTGAAATCCCgg ATAATGAGGCTCGTATGACGAATGTCACATTTGACTCTGGTGAATTTGCACCCGTTGTTCGAAACACGGCTCTACAAGGAATCTCTG ATAATGAGCCTCATACTATCATGACAAATGATGCGCTTGACTCTGGTGAATTTCCACGCGTTGACGAGGATCCAACCAACAATCAGAGCTTTGGCTCTGATTTCGATTTTGAAGAGATGCTTCAGAGATTTTGTGATGGCTGTTAA